ATCTGAGCCCTATAAACTTCTTCTTAAAATCAGGCAGTAGTCCGATGTAATAGCTGCCCACACCGCATCCACAGATATCGCAGGCTTTTGTAACAACTGCTGCGGAGAACAAAAATATCGTCAGTAATATTGCTTTTCTCATCTTGTTATATTTATTGTGCTTCCTCTGAAAATCTTTTATCATCGATAAAATGGCGGTCATTCAGCGTTTGAAGGAAAGCCAGCAACTGATCCTGCTCTTTGTCGGTCAGCGAAATGCCTGGTTTACCATTTTTCTTCAACAGCGGATCCAGTGTAGGCATATCCGTTATTTCAGACACATAATGCGTGAGCACGCCTTTCAATGAATAGAAGCGGCCATCGTGCATATAAGGAGCCGTATAGGCCAGGTTACGCAGACTCGGCACTTTGAATGCATATTTATCTTCCTCCCGGAGTGTAACGGCATAGCGGCCTACATCGTTGTTAGGCCCTACGCCGATACCATTGTTGCGGAAAGAATGATCCGTAAACAATGGCTCACGGTGACAACTATTGCAGTGCTGCTGAAACAGGGCGTAGCCTTGCTTTTCATCGGCCGTAAAAGCAGCATTCTGTCCGCGCATGACGCTGTCGTATTTCGACTGGTCACTGACCAGCATCACCATAAACTGCGACAATGCTTTCATCATCCTCGCACTCGTGATCTCCGGGCTACCAAAGGCTTTCCGGAACAATTCGGGATATGCGGAAGTGTTGCGCAGCTTCTTCAGAACGTTATCGATCGATTCATCCATTTCCACGGGGTTAGTGATCGGCGCCACTGGTTGCAGATCCAGGTCAAACACACCGCCATCCCACATGAACGAAGGGTTCCAGGCAAGGTTCATGATCGGTGGGGAGTTGCGGCTCCCCAACCGGTCGTCGATACCATGACTTACATCATGCCCGTGATGAGTGAACGCAGAAGATTGCATATGACAGAACCCGCAGGAGATCGTATTATTGCGCGATAACCGGGGTTCATAAAACAACTTCCTTCCCAGCTCAAACCCTTCCTTCGTCACCTGATTATTAGCAAACTTGTAGGCCGGTTCCGGGAATCCGGCCGGCGACCTGAATCCAATGAAAGCGATAATCTGTTCACTTTTACTACAGGCAAACAGGAATAATGCCAGGCTTGCCAGCAGACACCATTGCAGCTTACTCATATGGCTTAATTTTCTGTATGATCGTGATGGAACATCTGCGTATAGTTGTTAGCCACGATGGTGCTGAACTCGCTGAACATCACCGTTGG
The genomic region above belongs to Chitinophaga sp. 180180018-3 and contains:
- a CDS encoding cytochrome c peroxidase, whose translation is MSKLQWCLLASLALFLFACSKSEQIIAFIGFRSPAGFPEPAYKFANNQVTKEGFELGRKLFYEPRLSRNNTISCGFCHMQSSAFTHHGHDVSHGIDDRLGSRNSPPIMNLAWNPSFMWDGGVFDLDLQPVAPITNPVEMDESIDNVLKKLRNTSAYPELFRKAFGSPEITSARMMKALSQFMVMLVSDQSKYDSVMRGQNAAFTADEKQGYALFQQHCNSCHREPLFTDHSFRNNGIGVGPNNDVGRYAVTLREEDKYAFKVPSLRNLAYTAPYMHDGRFYSLKGVLTHYVSEITDMPTLDPLLKKNGKPGISLTDKEQDQLLAFLQTLNDRHFIDDKRFSEEAQ